Within Acidiferrobacterales bacterium, the genomic segment CTTTGGGCGGCATGATCGGACCGGCCTATGCCAGGAAGTATCCCGATCGGGTGTTGTCACTGGGACTGCTGTCCACCGCTGCCGGCCGAACCGAGGATGACCGCAGCAAAGTCTGGAGTGTTGTTCATGAGATGGAACGCAAGGGTATTGGAAATGTCTTGCAGACGATGACCGAGAGATGGTTTACAGCCCGGTTCATTGAGCAGCATCCGGAAGTGGTCAGGGCACGATTGAAACAGGTTATGGATACCGATGCGGAGGTCTTTCTCAACGCCTTCAGAATTTACGCGGGGACGGAAATGCTTGCGTGGTTGCATGAGATTGTACAGCCGACGCTGATTCTGACCGGTGAGAATGACGGTGGATGCAGCCCTCGTCTCAATCGCAAGATCGCGGACAAGATTCCAAATTCCAAGCTGGTGATATTGCCGGACTACAAGCATTCCATTCTTCTTGAAGCCGGTGAGGAAGTTGCAGTTCACATAGTCAGATTCATTCAGGACTTGAATTTGTGAGTTGGCATGAAGTCAAAATTTCAGCCTGACGAGCAACCGATCTGTGATTTGCCCAACTTGGTTTCGACAGCAATTTTGTCATAGGTAATTTCCTGTCTCAACCCTGCGCGAGTTGTTGCGTTCAGCAAGAATCGGATTGTCTTGATGCCTTTTGATTGGTAAAACTGCCCGATCATGCCCGCGCCGATTTCAATCCGAATGTCAACTCGCACATGGTTCATGTTGATCGTGCTGTCGGTCTTGTGGGGTGGCTCGTTCTTCTTCAATGAAATTGCGCTGGAGGAAATTCCACCGTTGACGCTTTCGATGTTACGTGTCAGTGGTGCAGCGATTGTGTTTTGGATTTATGTACTGGTAACGAACCGTCATATGCCTCGCAATCTGCGTTTATGGCGGGCATTTTTGATTATGGGTGCATTGAACAATGCCATTCCCCTTTTCACTGA encodes:
- a CDS encoding alpha/beta hydrolase translates to MSNGEFSIEGRGPPLFLIHGIGSARSAWRLLLPVLAQQFTVVTYDLRGHGSSARPDGEFGLDDLVEDLEQIRKMTGIDQAHFAGHSLGGMIGPAYARKYPDRVLSLGLLSTAAGRTEDDRSKVWSVVHEMERKGIGNVLQTMTERWFTARFIEQHPEVVRARLKQVMDTDAEVFLNAFRIYAGTEMLAWLHEIVQPTLILTGENDGGCSPRLNRKIADKIPNSKLVILPDYKHSILLEAGEEVAVHIVRFIQDLNL